The Hyphomicrobiales bacterium genome has a window encoding:
- the ctaE gene encoding Cytochrome c oxidase subunit 3 has protein sequence MAGAHTKHHDYHLVDPSPWPLVGAASATIMAIGAVMWMKALPVGGMHIGPLVFGAGLLGVLYTMLAWWMDVIREAEKEGHHTRVVQLHHRYGMIMFIASEVMFFVAWFWAYFDASLFAGEHINFLRYEFTGGHWPPKGIETFDPWHLPLLNTLILLTSGTTVTWAHYALINDDRAGLKQALWLTVILGILFTLCQAYEYSHATFAFKGNIYGATFFMATGFHGAHVIIGTIFLAVCLYRAYLGHFKPNQHLGFEFAAWYWHFVDVVWLFLFAAIYVWGAGAPAAGH, from the coding sequence ATGGCCGGGGCCCATACGAAGCACCACGACTACCACCTCGTCGATCCGAGCCCGTGGCCGCTCGTCGGCGCCGCCAGCGCGACGATCATGGCGATCGGCGCCGTGATGTGGATGAAGGCGCTGCCCGTCGGCGGCATGCATATCGGCCCGCTGGTCTTCGGCGCCGGCCTGCTCGGCGTGCTCTACACCATGCTGGCCTGGTGGATGGACGTGATCCGCGAGGCCGAGAAGGAAGGCCACCACACCCGCGTCGTCCAGCTCCATCACCGCTACGGCATGATCATGTTCATCGCCTCCGAGGTGATGTTCTTCGTCGCCTGGTTCTGGGCCTATTTCGACGCCAGCCTCTTCGCCGGCGAGCACATCAACTTCCTGCGCTACGAGTTCACGGGCGGGCACTGGCCGCCGAAGGGCATCGAGACCTTCGATCCCTGGCACCTGCCGCTGCTCAACACGCTGATCCTGCTCACCTCGGGCACGACCGTGACCTGGGCCCACTACGCCCTGATCAACGACGACCGCGCCGGCCTGAAGCAGGCCCTGTGGCTGACCGTGATCCTGGGCATCCTGTTCACGCTGTGCCAGGCTTACGAGTATTCGCACGCCACTTTCGCCTTCAAGGGCAACATCTACGGCGCCACCTTCTTCATGGCGACCGGCTTCCACGGCGCGCATGTCATCATCGGCACGATCTTCCTGGCGGTCTGCCTCTACCGGGCCTATCTCGGCCACTTCAAGCCGAACCAGCATCTCGGCTTCGAGTTCGCCGCCTGGTACTGGCACTTCGTCGACGTGGTCTGGCTCTTCCTGTTCGCCGCGATCTATGTCTGGGGTGCCGGCGCGCCTGCCGCCGGGCACTGA
- a CDS encoding conserved hypothetical protein (Evidence 4 : Unknown function but conserved in other organisms): MAGSEPTPPSPYSTGLAGRCPRCGEGALFDGFLKLKPRCSACGLDYKFVDSADGPAVFIMLIAGFIVLGAALYVEIAYEPPIWLHLLMWLPLALILCLALLRPMKGIAVALQYAHKAEEGRRAK, translated from the coding sequence ATGGCCGGCTCTGAACCCACACCCCCCTCTCCCTATTCGACCGGCCTGGCGGGCCGCTGCCCGCGCTGCGGCGAGGGCGCGCTGTTCGACGGCTTCCTCAAGCTGAAGCCGCGCTGCAGCGCCTGCGGGCTCGACTACAAATTCGTCGATTCGGCCGATGGCCCCGCCGTCTTCATCATGCTGATCGCCGGCTTCATCGTTCTGGGCGCGGCGCTCTATGTCGAGATCGCCTATGAGCCGCCGATCTGGCTGCACCTGCTGATGTGGCTGCCGCTGGCGCTGATCCTCTGCCTTGCCCTGCTCAGGCCGATGAAGGGGATTGCCGTCGCGCTGCAATACGCTCACAAGGCCGAGGAAGGCAGGCGGGCGAAGTGA